A window from Leptospira meyeri encodes these proteins:
- a CDS encoding STAS domain-containing protein, translating into MSDKILVEEKGNTIRVRFMDQILDGNAPELREILAEILEKNVQEIFLDLEKVVIVSSLGISRLLSFKNKADEKKMTVKIVNIQEKLKETLKKLMLDQFFGL; encoded by the coding sequence ATGAGTGATAAGATACTAGTTGAAGAAAAGGGAAACACGATCCGCGTTCGTTTTATGGATCAGATTCTCGATGGAAACGCACCAGAGTTAAGAGAAATTTTAGCAGAGATTCTGGAAAAGAACGTTCAGGAAATCTTTTTGGATTTAGAAAAAGTGGTGATTGTGAGTTCTCTTGGGATCTCTCGTTTACTTTCCTTCAAAAACAAAGCCGATGAAAAGAAAATGACAGTAAAAATTGTCAATATCCAAGAAAAACTAAAAGAAACTTTGAAGAAATTGATGTTAGATCAGTTTTTTGGCCTGTAA
- a CDS encoding zinc ribbon domain-containing protein, which translates to MVAMAEERIYEMLWDCEFCGSKKLLGKTHRHCPNCGATQDPSRRYFPNDADKVAVQDHIYYGVDKVCPFCQTPNGAKATFCGNCGGSLDGAQNVKLRSNQDGLTEDSVQKAKEDLAFPNSDFVKPHPKTPKWVLWLLGTIVFGGIGFVCLGVLWTEKVELQITHHEWSRTIAIDQFKPVSESEWCDSMPMGAYSVSRSRQIRNYNSIPDGEDCHTVRSDRGDGTFSESESCTTKYRQEPVYDDHCSYRIDKWAFDRNAIAKGFGTTQEPYWPTPQIRECATTNIGCERLGPKEEKYIVHFTESSGETKGEKHDCDFDYAKWKSLPTKGLYQTEKSVIFNYITCDTIQTLEDSITEE; encoded by the coding sequence TTGGTTGCGATGGCAGAAGAAAGAATCTATGAAATGCTTTGGGACTGCGAATTTTGCGGGTCCAAAAAATTACTCGGTAAAACACATAGGCATTGTCCCAATTGTGGTGCCACACAGGATCCAAGTCGTCGATACTTTCCAAACGATGCAGACAAAGTTGCTGTCCAAGACCATATCTATTATGGAGTTGATAAGGTTTGTCCTTTTTGCCAAACCCCCAATGGAGCCAAAGCCACGTTCTGCGGAAACTGTGGGGGTTCCTTAGATGGTGCACAAAATGTAAAACTTCGTTCTAACCAAGACGGTCTCACGGAAGACTCTGTTCAGAAAGCAAAAGAAGATTTAGCTTTTCCGAATTCTGACTTTGTCAAACCTCATCCCAAAACTCCGAAATGGGTTTTGTGGTTACTTGGAACCATTGTTTTCGGTGGGATTGGATTTGTTTGCCTTGGCGTTTTATGGACTGAAAAAGTAGAACTACAAATCACTCATCATGAATGGTCTCGCACCATTGCCATCGACCAATTCAAACCAGTTTCCGAATCCGAATGGTGTGACTCAATGCCTATGGGTGCGTACAGTGTGTCCAGAAGTCGCCAAATCAGAAATTATAACAGCATTCCTGATGGAGAAGATTGTCATACAGTTCGTTCAGATCGTGGAGACGGAACCTTTTCAGAAAGTGAAAGTTGTACCACCAAATATAGACAAGAGCCCGTTTATGATGACCACTGCAGTTACCGCATCGATAAATGGGCCTTTGATCGCAACGCAATTGCCAAAGGATTTGGAACCACACAAGAACCCTATTGGCCCACTCCCCAAATTCGAGAATGTGCTACCACAAACATTGGTTGTGAACGATTAGGACCCAAGGAAGAAAAATATATAGTTCATTTCACAGAGTCCAGCGGAGAAACCAAAGGAGAAAAACATGATTGCGATTTTGATTATGCAAAATGGAAATCTCTCCCAACCAAAGGACTTTACCAAACAGAAAAAAGTGTCATCTTTAACTACATCACTTGTGACACCATACAAACGTTAGAAGATTCTATAACAGAGGAATAA
- a CDS encoding NUDIX hydrolase translates to MMLPYQSFVEKLSRDFDEIPDTTEVKSGVIFPLFGSKEIAEGMILTERSKNLKSHPGQISFPGGVKEKEDPNLLITALREWEEEMGVHRSSLNVLGKLEGLHTKTGFHITPFLATYEGDFSFQHNKDEVDRIILLPFSDLWTKPFYAIQIPGRDHFAYYFDLGDGLLWGATCEMILRFLREYSSFNRTPLLVKPNLVKPPYLDPKSL, encoded by the coding sequence TTGATGTTACCCTACCAGTCCTTTGTAGAAAAACTTTCAAGGGACTTCGACGAAATTCCTGACACAACGGAAGTCAAGTCAGGAGTAATCTTTCCATTATTTGGATCCAAAGAAATTGCAGAAGGAATGATCCTTACGGAACGTTCCAAAAATCTAAAGTCTCATCCTGGCCAAATTTCCTTTCCTGGCGGGGTCAAAGAAAAAGAAGATCCTAATCTTCTGATCACTGCCCTCAGAGAATGGGAAGAAGAAATGGGTGTGCATCGTTCTAGTTTGAATGTTCTAGGAAAACTAGAAGGCCTCCATACAAAGACTGGTTTTCACATCACCCCATTTTTGGCAACTTATGAGGGTGATTTTTCTTTTCAACATAACAAAGACGAGGTGGATCGGATCATCCTACTTCCTTTTTCTGACCTTTGGACCAAACCATTTTATGCGATTCAAATTCCTGGCAGAGATCATTTTGCTTATTATTTTGATTTAGGGGATGGCCTTCTTTGGGGTGCCACTTGCGAAATGATTTTGCGATTCCTAAGAGAGTATTCTTCTTTCAATCGAACTCCCCTTCTCGTGAAGCCAAATCTAGTCAAACCTCCTTATTTAGATCCCAAATCCCTCTAA
- a CDS encoding DUF1553 domain-containing protein: MRLVLNLVLKFRYFLVSFVILILSLGYVQSRSKQNTVHPLDSLYLKLSPNIVKAERKITFRRLSLHLRGVIPSVTEWKELDSLPSDSKDQNLESFAVRFLKQPEFAEYWGTKFTSMLRDKSKGRKIPTGTFFEYIAGSIHKNKPYDQLIQEMLTSTGNVKESPATMFYIRDGADPLQTAEYVGRLFYAKRVACARCHDHPYISDFTRRDYYALAAFFSQQFYRDGSWEVDRYGKTLSYVPRELEVHLPMEDQKNLQDKNNEWNRDNWNKWTDEQRKDYQKKHEVEYATLFYQPKLGLRFPHTDDAPGGDLVRPKFLDGKEAKLKPGEDRRKVFADWLTNKSNDRFRKVIINRVWTELMGWSFFTPLDDWNEDTVVTGEEILNHLDSYFLANHLKLKELILYIVTSNAYNRSLTKSPNEQDPIRYFSPKRLDSDQLLNSLIRVSDSQKISNIRERNLSWLSGLMDQKPYDLTGTGSVRIPQDNLKEFSNASEVERPAPYHTILSVFGSGPRVDISDDISELTIEQMLTLMNGRVVGKLIWDFGNKESLVKQEFDQIKSMNLVISNLYFRLLGREPSVGEKEKIKSLMSKPDSVFDKDLLQDILWALINSQEFQHIN, encoded by the coding sequence ATGAGATTGGTACTAAATCTAGTTCTTAAGTTTCGCTATTTCCTTGTTTCTTTTGTCATTCTGATTCTCTCTCTCGGATATGTTCAGTCTCGATCAAAACAGAATACAGTTCATCCACTTGATAGTTTGTATTTGAAATTATCACCTAATATAGTTAAGGCGGAAAGGAAAATCACCTTTCGAAGACTCTCCCTTCATTTGCGAGGTGTGATTCCCAGTGTCACCGAATGGAAAGAGTTGGACTCACTTCCCTCCGATTCCAAAGACCAAAATTTAGAATCCTTTGCGGTTCGTTTTTTAAAACAACCCGAGTTTGCCGAATACTGGGGAACTAAGTTTACTTCCATGTTACGAGACAAATCCAAAGGACGTAAAATCCCTACAGGTACTTTTTTTGAATACATTGCAGGATCCATTCACAAAAACAAACCCTATGACCAATTGATACAAGAAATGTTAACATCTACAGGCAATGTAAAAGAATCACCGGCTACTATGTTTTATATTCGTGATGGAGCAGATCCATTACAAACGGCAGAGTATGTGGGAAGGTTGTTTTATGCAAAACGGGTGGCTTGTGCTAGATGTCATGACCATCCATACATCTCAGATTTTACTAGAAGGGATTATTATGCTCTTGCGGCTTTTTTTAGCCAACAGTTCTATCGCGATGGATCTTGGGAAGTGGATCGATATGGAAAAACATTAAGTTATGTTCCCAGAGAATTAGAAGTGCATCTTCCAATGGAAGACCAAAAAAATCTCCAAGATAAAAACAATGAATGGAACAGAGACAATTGGAACAAATGGACCGACGAACAACGAAAAGACTACCAAAAGAAACATGAAGTAGAGTATGCCACACTTTTCTACCAACCAAAACTAGGTCTTCGTTTTCCGCACACAGATGATGCCCCCGGTGGTGATTTGGTAAGGCCAAAGTTTTTAGATGGAAAAGAGGCCAAATTAAAACCCGGTGAGGATCGTAGGAAAGTTTTTGCTGATTGGTTAACAAATAAATCCAATGATCGGTTTCGAAAAGTAATCATCAACCGAGTGTGGACGGAACTTATGGGTTGGAGTTTTTTCACTCCCCTCGATGATTGGAATGAAGATACTGTGGTGACTGGAGAAGAGATCTTAAACCATTTGGATTCTTACTTTTTGGCGAACCACTTAAAACTGAAAGAACTCATTTTATACATTGTCACTTCCAATGCTTACAATCGTTCCCTGACAAAAAGTCCAAACGAACAAGACCCCATTCGGTATTTTTCGCCGAAACGATTGGACAGTGACCAACTCCTGAACTCTCTCATACGAGTCTCTGATTCCCAAAAGATCAGTAACATTCGGGAAAGGAATTTATCTTGGCTCTCGGGTCTTATGGATCAAAAACCCTATGATTTGACTGGTACAGGTTCGGTTCGTATCCCTCAGGACAACTTAAAAGAATTCTCGAATGCTTCCGAGGTGGAAAGACCTGCTCCTTACCATACCATTTTATCAGTTTTTGGATCTGGTCCACGGGTGGATATTTCGGATGATATCTCGGAACTTACCATTGAACAAATGTTAACTTTAATGAATGGTCGTGTGGTTGGAAAACTAATTTGGGATTTTGGGAATAAAGAGTCTTTGGTGAAACAAGAGTTTGATCAAATAAAATCAATGAATTTGGTTATCTCCAATCTTTATTTTCGACTTTTAGGTCGAGAGCCAAGTGTTGGAGAAAAGGAAAAGATAAAATCACTCATGTCAAAACCGGATAGTGTTTTTGACAAAGACCTGCTCCAAGACATTCTCTGGGCTCTTATCAATAGCCAAGAGTTCCAACATATCAATTAA
- a CDS encoding Crp/Fnr family transcriptional regulator → MSFFQMVTFPANSYIIVEGKKDANNFYIIREGKVRVTRETAVVGEDPNQVLGPGDFFGVVAAMSQHPQIESATSLTNVSLISVSYDQFGTLIQKSTAVAMNIIRFFSMKLRQFDTTITRLSFRNAVEEDPNELFKIGEYYFQQQNTSHATFAYQSYLKHLPNGQFVPQAKLRLQTSNQPFQAPPIDYNKFNRNYKDSEMIFCEHEPGKELFILQSGKVKISKIVNQNEVMLAVLQAGDIFGEMAILDNKPRSASAVAAGDVELLAINKANFEGMVKAQPQLATRLITLLSERIWIAYKQLANLLLKDPQGRIVDTLMTLAEKNRIKVAPKQAYNFEIGTKDLLKMVGLTDPKDELLISDIMKNNKFIRMDMGKIVCTDMAELEKLVQFYHKKANMENKLKKLK, encoded by the coding sequence ATGTCGTTTTTTCAAATGGTTACTTTCCCAGCGAACTCCTACATCATTGTAGAGGGGAAAAAGGATGCGAACAATTTCTATATCATCCGTGAGGGGAAGGTACGTGTCACTCGTGAGACTGCTGTTGTGGGAGAAGATCCAAACCAAGTTTTAGGGCCTGGTGACTTCTTCGGTGTGGTTGCTGCCATGAGCCAACACCCTCAAATTGAATCTGCCACTTCACTTACCAACGTATCTTTAATCTCTGTTAGTTATGACCAATTTGGAACCTTAATCCAAAAGTCCACTGCCGTTGCGATGAATATCATTCGTTTCTTCTCCATGAAGTTACGACAATTTGATACCACCATCACAAGGTTATCCTTTCGAAATGCCGTCGAAGAAGATCCAAACGAACTTTTTAAAATCGGTGAATATTACTTCCAACAGCAAAATACATCCCATGCGACATTTGCTTACCAAAGTTATTTAAAACACCTTCCGAATGGTCAGTTTGTGCCACAGGCAAAACTACGTTTGCAAACCAGCAACCAACCATTCCAAGCTCCTCCCATCGATTACAATAAATTCAATCGAAACTATAAAGATAGTGAGATGATCTTTTGTGAACACGAACCAGGTAAGGAATTATTCATTCTACAAAGTGGAAAGGTTAAAATTTCCAAAATTGTAAACCAAAACGAGGTGATGCTCGCGGTTCTCCAAGCGGGAGATATTTTTGGGGAGATGGCCATCCTCGACAACAAACCTCGTTCAGCCTCTGCTGTGGCTGCGGGGGATGTGGAACTACTTGCTATCAACAAAGCCAACTTTGAAGGGATGGTAAAAGCCCAACCACAATTGGCGACAAGGCTTATCACTCTTTTATCTGAACGAATTTGGATCGCTTATAAACAACTTGCGAACCTACTTCTAAAAGACCCACAAGGTCGAATTGTGGATACTCTTATGACTTTGGCCGAAAAAAATCGAATCAAAGTGGCTCCCAAACAAGCCTATAATTTTGAAATTGGGACCAAAGACCTGCTCAAAATGGTGGGTTTAACGGATCCAAAAGATGAACTCCTGATCTCCGACATCATGAAGAATAATAAATTTATTCGTATGGACATGGGAAAAATTGTTTGTACGGACATGGCAGAACTGGAAAAACTCGTCCAATTCTATCATAAAAAGGCTAACATGGAGAATAAGCTCAAGAAGCTGAAATAA
- a CDS encoding tetratricopeptide repeat protein: MRQNSTVWTSCLHVIFTLGILISMGVFPLFADRSVSQIFADERNKQGELLYKKAKEFLEDRNHYQSVETCKSFLLLYPGHSKTREVRKTLSSNYRMTGDVLALAENELKIYKEFPNTEEGLESYLISGKAYVRMGREDKAYQIFQDIIKNTYSSKIAQEAELELTQMEILGESKNK; this comes from the coding sequence ATGAGACAGAATTCGACAGTTTGGACGAGTTGCCTACATGTGATTTTTACCTTAGGAATCTTAATTTCTATGGGGGTTTTTCCTCTCTTCGCAGACCGTTCCGTGAGCCAAATTTTTGCGGACGAACGAAACAAACAAGGGGAACTGCTCTATAAAAAAGCCAAAGAATTTTTAGAAGATCGGAATCACTACCAATCAGTGGAAACCTGCAAAAGCTTTTTATTACTCTATCCAGGGCATTCCAAAACACGTGAAGTGCGAAAAACTTTGAGTTCCAACTACCGAATGACAGGCGATGTATTAGCTCTCGCAGAAAACGAACTAAAAATTTACAAAGAATTTCCCAATACAGAAGAAGGACTCGAATCCTACTTAATTTCAGGCAAAGCCTATGTCCGTATGGGTCGGGAAGACAAGGCGTATCAGATTTTTCAGGACATTATCAAAAATACGTATTCTAGCAAAATTGCACAAGAAGCCGAATTAGAACTGACTCAGATGGAAATTTTGGGAGAGAGTAAAAATAAGTAA
- a CDS encoding DUF1501 domain-containing protein produces MDRKEFLKKSILSLGLSPFLFSTGPFGSLGAEEEEEESIALPSKVKSVIFIEMMGGMSHVDTLDPKPNSAFGKVSSSISGLSVLEPFSLTAKQLHSIGIIRSTWSEEGDHGFAQMLLGTGYRMTEAMGFPDIPHFGAVIAYAKKSKVKSSYFPSYVTIGGRGGKNGNSGFLGIDYSGYHVGNVDEPIQHLNPSYGKFAEDRILRRKDLVSFMNEEFSKTYPTKESKHWKNMLVAAEEFRNSKNIDSFRISLEDEKTRARYGTTWQGKAMLLAKRLAVQEVPFIHISIGGWDTHTGNKAQVTKIMKETDMGIASLLEDLNNTGLIKQTLFVLTSEFGRTPDVGSRDGRDHHPKVWSTLLGGGPFTKGFVLGETDETGSKPVNPKEALHVRDLIATIYQATGVNPDGSLTNSFGRPFLLTTKKAKVFEGLF; encoded by the coding sequence ATGGATCGCAAAGAATTTCTAAAAAAATCAATTCTCAGTTTAGGACTCAGTCCTTTTTTATTTTCTACAGGTCCGTTTGGTAGTTTAGGTGCGGAAGAAGAAGAGGAGGAGTCCATTGCCCTTCCTTCCAAAGTAAAGTCAGTTATCTTTATTGAAATGATGGGAGGGATGAGCCATGTAGATACATTAGATCCAAAACCGAATAGTGCGTTTGGAAAAGTAAGTTCTAGTATTTCAGGATTATCTGTCTTAGAACCGTTTTCTCTTACCGCCAAACAACTGCATTCGATTGGCATCATTCGCTCTACATGGAGTGAAGAAGGAGATCATGGGTTTGCACAAATGTTACTGGGTACAGGGTATCGAATGACAGAAGCTATGGGCTTTCCCGACATCCCTCATTTCGGTGCAGTGATTGCTTATGCAAAAAAATCAAAAGTTAAATCTTCCTACTTTCCAAGTTATGTTACGATTGGTGGCCGTGGTGGGAAAAATGGAAATTCAGGATTTTTAGGAATCGATTATTCTGGTTATCATGTTGGGAATGTGGATGAACCCATCCAACATTTGAATCCCTCCTATGGAAAATTTGCAGAAGATCGAATTCTTCGAAGAAAAGATTTGGTTTCTTTTATGAATGAGGAATTTTCTAAAACCTATCCCACAAAGGAATCCAAACATTGGAAAAATATGCTCGTGGCAGCAGAAGAGTTTCGAAATTCCAAAAACATCGATAGTTTTCGCATTAGTTTGGAAGATGAAAAAACAAGAGCAAGATACGGAACCACATGGCAAGGGAAGGCTATGTTACTGGCGAAACGACTCGCGGTACAGGAAGTTCCTTTCATTCATATCTCTATTGGAGGTTGGGACACACATACAGGCAACAAAGCACAAGTGACAAAAATTATGAAAGAAACAGATATGGGAATTGCTTCTTTATTAGAAGACTTAAACAATACCGGTCTCATTAAACAAACGTTATTTGTTCTTACCAGCGAATTTGGCAGAACCCCTGATGTCGGATCGAGGGATGGTCGTGATCACCACCCTAAAGTTTGGTCGACTTTACTCGGAGGGGGTCCCTTTACCAAAGGTTTTGTATTAGGAGAAACAGATGAAACAGGATCCAAACCAGTAAATCCCAAAGAAGCTCTACATGTGAGAGATCTTATCGCCACCATTTACCAAGCTACGGGAGTCAATCCCGATGGTTCACTCACCAATTCTTTTGGCCGTCCGTTTCTTTTGACCACGAAGAAGGCCAAAGTTTTTGAAGGTTTGTTTTAG
- a CDS encoding adenylate/guanylate cyclase domain-containing protein, with amino-acid sequence MPKRIEKILNRLQLVHLTKGLSDENARALRVNATFQAIMFLIPTLLLPVIYFTEPPETHLASFISYLIFVLPLGYSRYLLYKGSYAMSAVFALSASNFHITSLSILQADDPAPLGFLLFAVIPFLMIPRKNIQLRWFFVSLSGFLFLGSQYYYRVMGKEGLFGPPKWVVPADYLMPPLVLLVFFFILLINQFVKAVNKAEDKLIAEHQKSESLLLNVLPLEVARELKQNGVSKPRHYSSATVCFTDFEGFTKIAETLSPSELVEELDRCFSYFDSLMERHKLEKLKTIGDSYMFVGGIPKSNATHAIDSVLAALEIQAFMNQMKEIKAVQGLPYWELRLGIHSGELIAGVIGDKKFAYDVWSDTVNTASRCESSGMTGKINISSSTYELIKDFFQCEYRGEVPAKHKGNIKMYFVEGLLPELQREGHPKIPNQEFTKRYSALSAIS; translated from the coding sequence ATGCCAAAACGCATTGAAAAGATACTGAATCGGTTACAACTAGTTCATCTTACAAAAGGATTAAGTGATGAAAATGCTCGTGCTTTGCGAGTGAATGCCACTTTCCAGGCGATTATGTTTTTGATCCCCACCTTGTTGTTACCAGTAATTTATTTTACTGAACCTCCCGAAACTCATTTAGCTTCTTTTATTTCTTATCTGATTTTTGTTTTGCCTCTTGGATATTCACGTTATCTTTTATATAAAGGAAGTTATGCGATGAGTGCAGTGTTTGCACTTTCCGCAAGTAATTTCCATATAACTTCACTTTCCATTTTACAAGCTGACGATCCAGCTCCCCTCGGATTTTTGCTTTTTGCAGTTATCCCTTTTTTGATGATCCCTAGAAAAAATATCCAACTAAGATGGTTCTTTGTGAGTTTATCTGGATTTTTGTTTTTGGGTTCACAATATTACTATAGAGTTATGGGTAAGGAAGGTCTATTTGGTCCGCCAAAATGGGTTGTACCAGCAGATTATCTAATGCCCCCACTGGTATTACTTGTTTTCTTTTTCATCCTACTTATCAATCAGTTTGTAAAAGCAGTAAATAAAGCCGAAGACAAACTCATAGCGGAACACCAAAAGTCAGAAAGCCTTTTATTAAATGTATTACCACTAGAAGTTGCAAGAGAATTAAAACAAAATGGAGTCAGTAAGCCGAGACATTATTCATCAGCAACGGTTTGTTTTACCGACTTTGAAGGATTTACAAAAATTGCAGAGACCCTTTCACCTTCCGAACTAGTAGAAGAACTAGATCGTTGTTTTTCTTATTTTGATAGTTTGATGGAACGCCACAAACTAGAAAAACTCAAAACCATTGGAGATAGTTATATGTTTGTTGGTGGAATTCCAAAATCCAATGCCACTCATGCAATTGACAGTGTTTTGGCAGCACTCGAAATCCAAGCTTTTATGAACCAAATGAAAGAAATCAAAGCCGTTCAAGGATTACCATATTGGGAACTTCGACTCGGAATTCATTCTGGGGAACTGATCGCGGGTGTGATCGGAGATAAAAAATTTGCCTATGATGTTTGGAGCGATACAGTGAATACAGCCAGCCGGTGTGAATCTTCGGGAATGACGGGAAAAATCAATATTTCCTCATCTACTTACGAACTCATAAAGGATTTTTTCCAATGCGAATATAGGGGAGAAGTCCCCGCAAAACACAAAGGAAATATTAAAATGTATTTTGTGGAAGGACTCCTTCCCGAATTACAAAGGGAAGGACATCCTAAAATTCCTAACCAAGAGTTTACGAAACGTTATTCTGCACTTAGTGCAATTTCATAA
- a CDS encoding vWA domain-containing protein, with the protein MTRYSVFVSCILFFLSNLPLSTQIQPNKRYVFILDASGSMSEKWDGKTRMAVAKEKLLQVLGGLPKDVSVGLVAYGNRIAGCSSARLYHPIQRGAASIVSQKISSIVPAGSTPIAQTLNLVGEFLLNDVQETEIIFISDGVESCDGDPKSVLYQWKQSGKKFRMQILGIDIDPKGEEDLKRLSILGDGNYYSLKGPEDYDSSFKRIFFNPELEPNLVSETTNKNQLTSYQDQIKILNILPYEDGSESGYILNYEYTAKANTSYMVQLYLYPVEEKQRSFPIPPLRERRMGDLTKLQIELKSGPEGKGRFVFPLPKGKRMKASAELWDLTGVPKILALSEEKPIHENPSSSRN; encoded by the coding sequence TTGACCAGATACTCTGTCTTCGTCAGTTGTATTTTATTTTTTCTTTCCAATCTTCCCCTGTCCACACAAATACAACCTAACAAACGATATGTGTTTATTCTCGATGCTAGCGGTTCCATGTCAGAAAAATGGGACGGGAAAACAAGGATGGCAGTTGCCAAAGAAAAATTATTACAGGTTCTTGGAGGATTGCCAAAGGATGTGAGTGTAGGCCTTGTCGCATACGGGAACCGGATCGCTGGTTGTTCTTCTGCCAGGTTGTATCATCCCATCCAGCGCGGGGCAGCCTCCATTGTAAGCCAAAAAATATCCTCTATCGTTCCAGCTGGATCAACACCGATTGCACAAACCTTAAACTTGGTTGGTGAGTTCCTTTTGAATGATGTACAAGAAACAGAAATTATTTTTATCTCCGATGGAGTCGAAAGTTGCGATGGAGATCCTAAATCCGTTTTGTACCAATGGAAACAATCGGGAAAAAAATTTCGAATGCAAATTCTAGGAATTGATATTGATCCCAAAGGGGAAGAAGACCTCAAACGACTTTCGATCTTGGGAGACGGAAATTATTATTCATTGAAGGGGCCGGAGGATTATGATTCTTCTTTCAAACGAATCTTTTTTAATCCGGAACTGGAACCAAACCTTGTTTCAGAAACAACCAACAAAAACCAACTCACTTCCTACCAAGACCAAATCAAAATCCTGAACATCCTTCCTTACGAAGATGGCTCCGAATCCGGTTATATTCTCAATTACGAATACACAGCAAAAGCCAACACTTCCTATATGGTTCAGTTGTATCTTTATCCAGTAGAAGAAAAACAAAGAAGTTTCCCCATTCCCCCACTCCGTGAGCGAAGGATGGGCGACCTGACAAAACTCCAAATCGAATTGAAGTCGGGTCCAGAAGGAAAAGGCCGATTTGTTTTCCCACTCCCCAAAGGAAAACGAATGAAAGCCTCAGCAGAACTTTGGGATTTAACAGGAGTTCCAAAAATTCTTGCTCTCTCGGAAGAAAAACCCATTCACGAGAATCCAAGTTCTAGCCGAAACTGA
- the gmd gene encoding GDP-mannose 4,6-dehydratase, protein MKKALITGITGQDGSYLAELLLQKGYEVHGIVRRTSLFNRNRIEHLHGNPNLHLHYGDMTDSSNLNRILEKIQPSEIYNLAAQSHVQVSFEVPEYTAEVDAVGTLRILDAIKQTGINTRFYQASTSELYGLVQEVPQTEKTPFYPRSPYAVAKLYAYWAVVNYREAYNLHASNGILFNHESPRRGEAFVTRKVTIGVSEVKAGKLPHITMGNIDSKRDWGYAPDYVEMMWMMLQKDTPDDYVVATNETHTVREFIEEAYKIAGFEVVWEGKAEKEVGKDKKTGQILVKIDPKYYRPTEVELLIGNPEKAKRQLGWEPKVKFKELVQIMMEADLKNQGF, encoded by the coding sequence ATGAAAAAAGCACTTATTACCGGAATCACAGGCCAAGACGGTTCCTACCTGGCAGAACTCCTCCTCCAAAAAGGATACGAAGTCCACGGGATCGTTCGTAGAACGAGCCTTTTCAATCGCAATCGCATTGAACATCTGCACGGAAACCCAAACCTCCACCTCCACTACGGAGATATGACGGATTCCTCCAACCTAAACCGTATTTTAGAAAAAATCCAACCATCGGAAATCTATAACTTGGCGGCACAGTCCCATGTTCAGGTTTCCTTCGAAGTACCAGAATACACTGCGGAAGTGGATGCCGTTGGAACCTTACGGATTTTAGATGCGATTAAACAAACAGGAATTAATACTCGTTTTTACCAAGCATCAACTTCAGAACTTTACGGACTTGTCCAAGAAGTTCCACAAACGGAAAAAACTCCATTTTATCCTCGTTCTCCGTATGCTGTGGCTAAACTTTATGCGTATTGGGCAGTTGTTAACTATCGTGAAGCGTACAATTTGCACGCATCTAATGGAATTTTATTCAATCATGAATCTCCCCGTCGCGGTGAGGCTTTTGTGACCAGAAAAGTGACCATCGGAGTCTCCGAAGTAAAAGCAGGAAAACTCCCACACATCACTATGGGCAATATTGATTCCAAACGTGACTGGGGATATGCTCCTGACTACGTAGAAATGATGTGGATGATGTTACAAAAAGACACTCCTGATGACTACGTTGTTGCCACAAATGAAACACATACAGTTCGTGAGTTTATCGAAGAGGCTTATAAAATTGCGGGATTCGAAGTAGTTTGGGAAGGCAAAGCTGAGAAAGAAGTTGGTAAAGACAAAAAAACCGGACAAATTCTTGTTAAAATCGATCCAAAATACTACAGACCAACTGAAGTAGAACTTCTCATTGGAAATCCTGAAAAAGCAAAACGTCAGTTAGGTTGGGAACCAAAAGTAAAATTCAAAGAATTGGTTCAAATCATGATGGAAGCAGACTTAAAAAACCAAGGTTTTTAA